A stretch of the Gossypium hirsutum isolate 1008001.06 chromosome D07, Gossypium_hirsutum_v2.1, whole genome shotgun sequence genome encodes the following:
- the LOC107954809 gene encoding uncharacterized protein, with product MEPNWFYYRVAYWGMVYGAISSDCVFCYLSGAICGSFLGSHGVSYPMLIVIPTLIVMKLLAFSMGNNNKNKLFGGFIMVVFEVMGMIDVVLVHREHICLLTSWEEGVE from the coding sequence GTTTTATTATCGGGTTGCTTATTGGGGCATGGTATACGGAGCCATCAGTTCTGATTGTGTCTTTTGTTATCTCTCTGGAGCCATTTGCGGATCATTTCTTGGCTCTCATGGTGTTTCATATCCAATGTTAATTGTGATTCCTACTTTAATCGTCATGAAGCTGTTAGCGTTTTCCATGggtaacaataataaaaataagctcTTTGGTGGCTTTATCATGGTTGTGTTTGAGGTGATGGGGATGATCGATGTTGTTCTTGTTCATCGGGAGCATATTTGCTTGTTGACTTCATGGGAAGAAGGGGTGGAGTGA